One Nocardioides oleivorans DNA segment encodes these proteins:
- the smpB gene encoding SsrA-binding protein SmpB, whose product MPKEQGQKMVAQNKKARHDYHIEDTWEAGLVLMGTEVKSLRQGRASLVDGFAEIENGEAYLLGVHIPEYSQGTWTNHAARRRRKLLLNRSEIDKIERKITDKGYTIVPLSLYFKDGRAKVEIALAKGKKSYDKRHTLAERTANREKVEAVQRRLKGHRD is encoded by the coding sequence ATGCCGAAGGAGCAGGGCCAGAAGATGGTCGCGCAGAACAAGAAGGCGCGACACGACTACCACATCGAGGACACGTGGGAGGCCGGCCTCGTCCTGATGGGGACCGAGGTGAAGTCCCTGCGCCAGGGCCGCGCATCGCTCGTCGACGGCTTCGCCGAGATCGAGAACGGCGAGGCCTACCTGCTCGGCGTCCACATCCCCGAGTACAGCCAGGGCACGTGGACCAACCACGCCGCCCGCCGGCGCCGCAAGCTGCTGCTCAACCGGTCCGAGATCGACAAGATCGAGCGCAAGATCACCGACAAGGGCTACACGATCGTGCCGCTGTCGCTCTACTTCAAGGACGGCCGCGCCAAGGTCGAGATCGCGCTCGCGAAGGGCAAGAAGTCCTACGACAAGCGACACACCCTGGCCGAGCGCACGGCCAACCGCGAGAAGGTCGAGGCCGTGCAGCGCAGGCTCAAGGGCCACCGGGACTGA